CGGAGAATGCGCACGCGGCCGTTCAAGTATTGGAGGCGGCTGGTTACAAGGTCCACGTCGCACGCCCGGTTGGCGACGACACGAGACCGCTGTGCTGCGGCCGCACCTACCTCGCCAGCGGCATGGTCGACGAAGCGAAGGCCGAAGCGCGCCGCGTGATCGAAGCGATGCGCCCGTTCGTCGCGCGCGGCGTGCCGATTATCGGGCTTGAGCCTTCCTGCCTGCTGACCCTGCGCGACGAATTCCTCGTCATGGGCCTGGGCCCGGATGCCGATGCACTGGGCGCGCAGGCCTTCCTGTTCGAGGAATTTCTCGCGCGCGAGCATGGCGCCGGGCGCCTGAAGCTTGCGCTCAAGGCGCTGCCGGCCACGCAGGCGCTGCTGCATGGGCACTGCCACCAGAAAGCGTTCGACGCGGTTCGGCCGGTGCAGGCCGTGCTGGGGCTGATTCCCGGCCTGAAAGTGGACCTGATCGAATCGAGCTGCTGCGGCATGGCCGGCAGTTTCGGCTACGACGCACCGCATTACGACATATCGATGCAAATGGCCGAAGCGGCGCTGCTGCCGGCGATCCGCGCGGCGTCGGCCGACACGCTGCTGGTGGCCGACGGCACCAGCTGCCGGCACCAGATCGCCGATGGCGCCCAGCGAGAAGCCATTCACGTGGCGCGCGTCTTGCAGCAAGCGTTGGTGTGACAAATGGGGTCAGGTCCCCCGGACCTGACCCCGCCTTTGAACGGAGCGACGAAATGAGCGACAACAATGGCAAGGTCCATCTCACCATCATTGACGGGATCGCCGCGATCCTGATCGACCGCCCCGCGGCTCGCAACGCGATGACCTGGGCGATGTACGAACAGCTAGGCGCTATCTGCGACCAGCTCGCGGCCGATCCCGCTGTCAAGGTAGCGACGATCCGCGGCGCCGGCGGGGAGGCGTTTGTCGCAGGCACCGATATCGAACAGTTCCGCGACTTCCGCACCGCGGACGACGGCGTCGCCTATGAAAAAGAGATCGATCGGCGCATCGGCCAGATCGAGCGCCTGCCCATGCCGACCATCGCCATCGTCGAAGGTTGGGTGATCGGCGGCGGCCTGGCCATCAGCGCGGCCTGCGACTTCCGCATCGCCACGCCGTCCGCGTCGTTCGGCGTGCCGATCGCGCGCACGCTCGGCAACTGCCTGTCGATGTCGAATACCGCGCGGGTGGTCGCCGCATTCGGCGTTCCTCGCGCCAAGCGCATGCTGATGCTGGCCGAGACCATCGGCGCCGAAGAAGCGAAGGCCTGCTCGTTCGTCACCGAGATCGCCGAGCCTTCCGAGCTCGACGCCGCCGCCGCGCGCATGTGCAAGCGCCTGGCCGGTCACGCCCCGCTGACGATGCGGGTCTCGAAGGAAGCGATCTGCCGGCTGTCCAGCGAAGGCCTGCCGCACGGCGAGGACCTGATCCGAACCGCCTACGGCAGCCGCGACTTCCGCACCGGCGTGGAAGCCTTTCTCGCCAAGACGCGTCCCGAATGGAGTGGAACATGAAACAGCACCCCGGTCCGCTCGCCGGCATGCGCGTACTCGAACTGGCGCAGATCATGGCCGGCCCCACCTGCGGGATGATGCTGGCCGATATGGGCGCCGACGTCGTCAAGGTCGAGAAACTCCCCGGCGGCGACGATGCGCGCGCCTACCGCGAACCGCGCGTCAACGGCGTCTCGGCGCCGTTCCTGATCCTGAACCGCAACAAGCGCGGCATCGCGCTGAACCTGAAGACCGAACAAGGGCGGCAGATCCTGCTGCGCATGGTGAAGGATGCCGATGTCCTCACCGAAAACTACCGGCGCGGCACGCTCGAAAAGCTGGGACTCGGCTACGACGTGCTATCCGCGGTCAATCCGGGGCTCATCTACTGCGCGGTATCCGGCTATGGCCGCGACGGGCCGATGGGCGACAAGCCGGGTTTCGACCTGATCGCACAGGGCTTTTCGGGATTGATGTCGGTCACCGGCGAACCGGGTCGGCCGCCGGCCAAGACCGGCAACTCGATCGCCGACATCAACGCCGGCATCCTGGCGGTGGCGGGCATCACGGCGGCGTACGTGCACAAGCTGAAGACCGGCGAAGGCCAGGTGGTCGACACATCGCTGATCGAGGCGGCGATCCAACAGACCTACTGGCAGGCGGCGATTTATTTCGCCACCGGCGAGTCGCCGGGGCCGACCGGCTCGGCGCATCTGCTCACCGCGCCCTACCAGGCGTTCCAGGCCAGCGACGGCTGGGTCAATATCGGCGGCGCCAACCAGGGCAACTGGGAGCGGATCGCACACGCTCTGGGTCATCCGAAGTGGCTCGACGACCCGCGCTACGCCACTAATTCGGCGCGCATGGAAAACATGAGCGCGCTGGTGGCGGCGATGAACGAGGTCGTTGTGACCCGCACCAAGGCCGATTGGATCGCAGTGTTCGATGCGGCGGGCGTGCCGGTCGGGCCGGTGCACACGATCGGCGAGGCGCTGTCGCACCCGCAAACGCTGGCGCGTGGAATGGTGGTCGAACAGATGCACCCGCAGGCCGGGCCGGTCAAATCACTGGGCTGCCCCATCCACTTTTCGAAGACACCCACCCGCATCGACCGTCCCGCGCCGATGCTGGGCGAGCATACCCGCGAACTGCTGCGCGAGTATGGGTACAGCGACGCGGAGATCGACCGTTTTGTGACCGATGGCGTGATCGAAGAGGCGGCTGCGTAACACCAGATGGGGTCAGGTCCGCGGGACCAGACCCCGGGTATTCGGTACTACTTGTTCTTGTGGCTTTGACGGCCTGCCGCGACGTGCTGCGCATGGGTGCCGCCCTGGCCGCCCGAATGCGAACCGCTGCCTTTCGAACCCGATTGCTGGCTGTCCGTACGGTGGCTGGCGGTCTTGGTTTCGCCGTGTTCGGCGCGCTGCTTGTTGACGATCCGCGCCGCGACTTCTTCCTCGCGGCCCTTGTAGCGCCCTTCTTCCTTCATTTTTGCCTTGATTTCCTTGTATTCGCGCTCGCGTTTCGGGCTGGCTCCGGTGGGCATGGCATCCTCCGTGGTGATAAATTCGAAATCACAGCGTAGTCGTGCAAAACAGCGCGGTAAGTGCGCTGTCCCACATTGAAGGCGAAAAAAATGGGGTCAGGTCCGCAGGACCAGACCCCAGGCTAGCGACCGGCGCAGGTCGGTATCCGATCCTGCGAACCCGCCCCAGCTTTGCCTCAATCCCCGACGATACGCGCCATGTCGAGGCCCTTGCCCGCGACAAGCATCGTGACCATTTCCGGTTCCGGCACCGGCCGGCTGAAGTAGTAGCCCTGCATTTCGTCGCAGCCTTCGGACGCCAGCAGGCGCAGCTGGGCTTCGGTTTCGACGCCCTCGGCAACGGCGCGCAGGCCCAGGCTGTGCGCCAGCCGGATCACCGCGGTGACGATGGCGCCGTCTTCCGGCACCACGGTCAGGCCGCGCGTGAACGCCTGGTCGATTTTCAGCTTGTCGACCGGGAAGCGCTTCAGGTAGCTCAGGTTCGAGTAGCCGGTGCCGAAATCGTCGATCGACAAAGTGATGCCGATCGCTTTGAGGCGGTTCATCAGCGCGATCGACGCTTCCG
This window of the Massilia sp. R2A-15 genome carries:
- a CDS encoding CaiB/BaiF CoA-transferase family protein — translated: MKQHPGPLAGMRVLELAQIMAGPTCGMMLADMGADVVKVEKLPGGDDARAYREPRVNGVSAPFLILNRNKRGIALNLKTEQGRQILLRMVKDADVLTENYRRGTLEKLGLGYDVLSAVNPGLIYCAVSGYGRDGPMGDKPGFDLIAQGFSGLMSVTGEPGRPPAKTGNSIADINAGILAVAGITAAYVHKLKTGEGQVVDTSLIEAAIQQTYWQAAIYFATGESPGPTGSAHLLTAPYQAFQASDGWVNIGGANQGNWERIAHALGHPKWLDDPRYATNSARMENMSALVAAMNEVVVTRTKADWIAVFDAAGVPVGPVHTIGEALSHPQTLARGMVVEQMHPQAGPVKSLGCPIHFSKTPTRIDRPAPMLGEHTRELLREYGYSDAEIDRFVTDGVIEEAAA
- a CDS encoding enoyl-CoA hydratase/isomerase family protein, with protein sequence MSDNNGKVHLTIIDGIAAILIDRPAARNAMTWAMYEQLGAICDQLAADPAVKVATIRGAGGEAFVAGTDIEQFRDFRTADDGVAYEKEIDRRIGQIERLPMPTIAIVEGWVIGGGLAISAACDFRIATPSASFGVPIARTLGNCLSMSNTARVVAAFGVPRAKRMLMLAETIGAEEAKACSFVTEIAEPSELDAAAARMCKRLAGHAPLTMRVSKEAICRLSSEGLPHGEDLIRTAYGSRDFRTGVEAFLAKTRPEWSGT